A region from the Pseudonocardia petroleophila genome encodes:
- a CDS encoding alpha/beta fold hydrolase — MSGYYTDEVHGKHEYFDLGNFALTTGYTIPNARLGYKTVGTLNAARDNAVLAPHMFSGTSAFMETYVGEGRPLDPAEHFVILPGQFGGGFSSSPSNTPAPFDRGQFPLVAIADDVIAQHRLVTEHFGISTLRAVIGWSMGGQQTYEWAVRFPEMVPRAAAFAATARNPVHNQIFIDTWTELLTSDPAFRDGFYDDPAEVRLGLQRLAVSFSLMGLSAAFFREELWRGLGFVSSDDFRQGFIRGYFAPMDPNNLLAQGRKWRASDISAHTGGDLAAALGRITAQFFVVPFSEDLFFPPEDCEADCAQIPNGHYRPIETPMGHFGMFGLRPEDPAAVDAVIAEMLAS, encoded by the coding sequence TTGTCCGGGTACTACACCGATGAGGTCCACGGGAAGCACGAGTACTTCGACCTGGGCAACTTCGCCCTCACCACCGGTTACACGATCCCGAACGCCCGGCTCGGCTACAAGACCGTCGGCACCTTGAACGCGGCCAGGGACAACGCCGTGCTGGCGCCGCACATGTTCTCCGGCACCTCGGCGTTCATGGAGACCTACGTCGGCGAGGGCCGCCCGCTCGACCCGGCGGAGCACTTCGTGATCCTGCCGGGCCAGTTCGGCGGCGGGTTCTCCTCCAGCCCGTCGAACACGCCCGCGCCGTTCGACCGCGGCCAGTTCCCCCTCGTCGCGATCGCCGACGACGTGATCGCCCAGCACCGCCTCGTCACCGAGCACTTCGGCATCTCGACGCTGCGGGCCGTCATCGGCTGGTCGATGGGCGGGCAGCAGACCTACGAGTGGGCCGTCCGGTTCCCGGAGATGGTGCCGCGGGCCGCCGCCTTCGCCGCCACCGCACGCAACCCCGTGCACAACCAAATCTTCATCGACACCTGGACGGAGCTGCTGACCTCCGACCCGGCGTTCCGCGACGGCTTCTACGACGACCCGGCGGAGGTCCGGCTCGGGCTCCAGCGGCTCGCGGTGTCGTTCTCGCTGATGGGGCTGTCGGCGGCGTTCTTCCGCGAGGAGCTGTGGCGCGGCCTGGGCTTCGTCTCCTCCGACGACTTCCGCCAGGGCTTCATCCGCGGCTACTTCGCCCCGATGGACCCCAACAACCTCCTCGCGCAGGGCCGCAAGTGGCGCGCGAGCGACATCTCCGCGCACACCGGGGGCGACCTCGCCGCCGCACTCGGCCGGATCACCGCGCAGTTCTTCGTCGTGCCCTTCTCCGAGGACCTGTTCTTCCCGCCGGAGGACTGCGAGGCCGACTGCGCGCAGATCCCGAACGGGCACTACCGCCCCATCGAGACGCCGATGGGCCACTTCGGCATGTTCGGGCTCCGTCCGGAGGACCCGGCCGCCGTCGATGCGGTGATCGCCGAGATGCTGGCCTCCTAA
- a CDS encoding ferritin-like domain-containing protein, whose translation MFEGFSKAFVREAITRSSENEVDRRRFLRAAGLTTVGVAGTGLLTAGTASAHEGDDDGAVTDAAVLNFALNLEYLEAEFYLRAVYGEGLSDDQIDGSGDLGGVTGGRKVDFETKLGAQYAAEIAHDERDHVDFLRSALGDAKVARPTIDLDGAFTAAARAAGLIGPDEEFDAFADENSFLLGAFVFEDVGVTAYKGAAALISNKTFLEAAAGILAVEAYHAGLVRTVLLAKGLSDPAGKISDARDSLDGSDDLDQGIVDADGNSNIVPTDANGIAFSRNVEQVHNIVYLTPEAAGSGGFFPDGTNGTFTRSGDQT comes from the coding sequence GTGTTCGAAGGTTTCAGCAAGGCGTTCGTCCGTGAGGCCATCACCCGCAGCTCCGAGAACGAGGTCGACCGCCGCCGCTTCCTGCGCGCCGCCGGCCTCACGACCGTCGGCGTGGCGGGCACCGGTCTCCTGACCGCCGGCACCGCGTCGGCGCACGAGGGTGACGACGACGGCGCGGTCACCGACGCCGCCGTCCTCAACTTCGCCCTCAACCTCGAGTACCTCGAGGCCGAGTTCTACCTCCGCGCGGTCTACGGCGAGGGCCTGTCCGACGACCAGATCGACGGGTCCGGCGACCTCGGCGGCGTCACCGGCGGTCGCAAGGTCGACTTCGAGACGAAGCTCGGCGCCCAGTACGCCGCGGAGATCGCCCACGACGAGCGCGACCACGTCGACTTCCTGCGCTCCGCCCTCGGCGACGCGAAGGTCGCCCGCCCGACGATCGACCTCGACGGCGCCTTCACCGCCGCCGCCCGAGCCGCCGGTCTCATTGGCCCGGACGAGGAGTTCGACGCGTTCGCCGACGAGAACAGCTTCCTGCTGGGTGCCTTCGTGTTCGAGGACGTGGGCGTCACCGCCTACAAGGGCGCCGCCGCGCTCATCTCCAACAAGACGTTCCTGGAGGCCGCCGCCGGCATCCTCGCCGTCGAGGCCTACCACGCCGGGCTCGTGCGCACCGTGCTGCTGGCCAAGGGCCTGTCCGACCCGGCAGGCAAGATCTCCGACGCCCGAGACAGCCTCGACGGGTCCGACGACCTGGACCAGGGCATCGTCGACGCCGACGGCAACAGCAACATCGTGCCGACCGACGCCAACGGCATCGCGTTCTCCCGCAACGTCGAGCAGGTGCACAACATCGTCTACCTGACCCCGGAGGCGGCCGGCTCGGGCGGCTTCTTCCCCGACGGCACCAACGGCACGTTCACCCGGAGCGGCGACCAGACCTGA
- a CDS encoding FAD-dependent oxidoreductase: MRTALVIGGGVAGPVAAMALQRAGVAATVFEARPGPADEQGVFLTLQINGIDALRAVGVDVAGLGFPTPAIRLRSGSGRLLGQVGTGEPLADGTVGVTLRRSDLYALLREEAQRRGITVEHGHRLVDAVPDGDGVRASFADGGSATADLLIGADGVHSRVRTLIDPAATPPRLLPVLNVGGFAPPQETGAEPGVYEMVFGRRAFFGWAVAPDGGVWWFANPPWRAGAAALTDAQWRTWLRDLFADDRTPATAIVESTPGELRGWDSHDLPSVRRWHDGRMVVIGDAAHATSPASGQGASMAAEDAVQLARCLRDAPDPATAFTAYEGLRRDRVQRIVRAGARAGKQKVAGPVGRILRDALVPVGLRMVRPGAQNWIHHRHIDWDAAVVGPGIRSGRRSG, from the coding sequence GTGCGCACAGCACTGGTGATCGGCGGCGGCGTGGCGGGGCCGGTGGCGGCGATGGCGCTGCAGCGGGCGGGCGTCGCGGCGACCGTGTTCGAAGCGCGCCCGGGCCCCGCCGACGAGCAGGGGGTCTTCCTGACCCTGCAGATCAACGGCATCGACGCGCTGCGCGCCGTCGGCGTCGACGTCGCCGGTCTCGGCTTCCCGACGCCCGCGATCCGGCTGCGCAGCGGATCCGGCCGGCTGCTCGGCCAGGTGGGCACGGGGGAGCCCCTGGCCGACGGCACCGTGGGCGTGACGCTGCGCCGGTCCGACCTCTACGCGCTCCTCCGCGAGGAGGCGCAGCGGCGGGGGATCACGGTCGAGCACGGCCACCGCCTCGTCGACGCCGTCCCCGACGGCGACGGCGTGCGCGCCTCCTTCGCCGACGGCGGTTCCGCGACGGCGGACCTGCTGATCGGCGCCGACGGCGTCCACTCCCGCGTGCGCACGCTGATCGACCCGGCGGCGACGCCACCGCGGCTGCTGCCGGTCCTCAACGTCGGCGGGTTCGCCCCGCCGCAGGAGACCGGTGCGGAGCCCGGCGTCTACGAGATGGTGTTCGGCCGGCGCGCGTTCTTCGGCTGGGCGGTGGCCCCGGACGGCGGGGTCTGGTGGTTCGCCAACCCGCCGTGGCGCGCCGGCGCTGCCGCGCTGACCGACGCGCAGTGGCGGACGTGGCTGCGGGACCTGTTCGCCGACGACCGGACGCCCGCGACGGCGATCGTCGAGTCCACCCCCGGCGAGCTGCGGGGATGGGACTCCCATGACCTGCCGTCGGTGCGCCGGTGGCACGACGGCCGGATGGTGGTGATCGGCGACGCCGCCCACGCGACCTCGCCCGCCTCCGGGCAGGGGGCGTCGATGGCGGCCGAGGACGCCGTGCAGCTGGCCCGCTGCCTGCGCGACGCCCCCGACCCCGCGACGGCGTTCACCGCCTACGAGGGGCTCCGTCGCGACCGGGTGCAGCGGATCGTCCGGGCCGGGGCCCGCGCCGGGAAGCAGAAGGTCGCCGGACCCGTCGGACGGATCCTGCGCGACGCCCTCGTGCCGGTGGGCCTGCGCATGGTGCGCCCCGGCGCGCAGAACTGGATCCACCACCGCCACATCGACTGGGACGCGGCGGTGGTGGGTCCGGGGATCAGGTCTGGTCGCCGCTCCGGGTGA
- a CDS encoding MarR family winged helix-turn-helix transcriptional regulator: MDQDVTAGVLRLIASAVLHNQAVAQRLGLGASDSQFLTLLDVHGPLTPGRLAELTGLSTGTVTGVIDRLERGGFVERTRDGGDRRRVLVAPAPGARATLAPHYREQGEHLAAVLSTRTPDELRVIAAFLDDLAPP, translated from the coding sequence GTGGACCAGGACGTCACCGCGGGGGTGCTGCGGCTGATCGCGAGCGCGGTGCTGCACAACCAGGCCGTCGCGCAGCGGCTCGGCCTCGGCGCCAGCGACTCCCAGTTCCTGACGCTGCTCGACGTGCACGGCCCGCTGACGCCCGGCCGCCTCGCCGAGCTCACCGGACTGTCGACGGGCACCGTCACCGGCGTGATCGACCGCCTGGAGCGCGGCGGCTTCGTCGAGCGCACCCGGGACGGCGGCGACCGTCGCAGGGTCCTCGTCGCCCCCGCCCCCGGCGCCCGCGCGACCCTCGCCCCGCACTACCGCGAGCAGGGCGAGCACCTCGCGGCCGTCCTGAGCACCCGCACCCCCGACGAGCTCCGCGTGATCGCAGCGTTCCTCGACGACCTCGCCCCGCCCTGA
- a CDS encoding HNH endonuclease, with the protein MSPIRSEAALIERIALLEERKAAIAAEQSEAVLAFATAHAESQTAAGDVDPEMLERSIAAQVGLACRVSPTEGRRRVRIARDLHAGHTRVRELFTAGRLSEYQTATIVAATAHLSGAERSEVDEMLAQRRVETLGVRRIHDLTRSLAARVAPEKFTARCRAARTGRRVSVRPVADGMADLTAHLPVEEAVACYAALAAAVNEVAVRAEPVTRGRGQIMADTLVERLTGQATARDVNVEIQVLVPVEALVDPAGPLPAQIAGHGPVPVEFLTTEEGRRTWRRLIARDGVVIGGDSRSRLFTGRLAALIRARDGHRCREPYCDAPIRHIDHTHRWKDGGRTEFTNGRGLCAFHNHVRETAGWRAAVTNSGIVTTTPTGRVYRSDIDIRAERRSVLAG; encoded by the coding sequence ATGTCCCCGATCCGTTCCGAAGCAGCTCTCATCGAGCGGATCGCGCTGCTCGAAGAACGGAAAGCGGCCATCGCCGCCGAACAGTCCGAGGCCGTTCTCGCATTTGCGACAGCACACGCGGAATCGCAGACCGCGGCCGGTGACGTCGACCCGGAGATGCTCGAACGCAGTATCGCCGCCCAGGTCGGGTTGGCCTGTCGGGTGTCGCCGACCGAGGGCAGGCGGCGGGTCCGGATCGCCCGGGACCTGCACGCCGGGCACACCCGGGTCCGGGAACTGTTCACCGCGGGACGACTCAGCGAGTACCAGACCGCGACCATCGTCGCCGCCACCGCGCACCTGTCCGGCGCTGAGCGTTCCGAGGTCGACGAGATGCTGGCGCAGCGCCGGGTCGAGACCCTCGGCGTGCGCCGGATCCACGACCTCACCCGGTCCCTGGCCGCGCGGGTCGCTCCGGAGAAGTTCACCGCCCGCTGCCGGGCCGCCCGCACCGGCCGCCGGGTGTCGGTCCGCCCCGTCGCGGACGGGATGGCCGATCTGACCGCCCACCTGCCGGTCGAGGAGGCCGTGGCCTGCTACGCCGCCCTCGCCGCTGCGGTGAACGAGGTCGCGGTGCGGGCCGAACCGGTCACCCGTGGGCGCGGTCAGATCATGGCCGACACCCTGGTCGAACGCCTCACCGGACAGGCCACCGCCCGCGATGTGAACGTCGAGATCCAGGTGCTGGTCCCGGTCGAGGCGCTGGTCGACCCCGCCGGCCCGCTGCCCGCGCAGATCGCCGGCCACGGACCCGTCCCGGTCGAGTTCCTCACCACCGAAGAGGGCCGGAGGACGTGGCGACGGCTGATCGCCCGCGACGGGGTGGTGATCGGCGGGGACTCCCGCAGCCGCCTGTTCACCGGGCGGTTGGCCGCGCTGATCCGGGCCCGGGACGGCCACCGCTGCCGCGAACCGTACTGCGACGCCCCGATCCGCCACATCGACCACACCCACCGCTGGAAAGACGGCGGCCGCACCGAGTTCACCAATGGCCGCGGATTGTGCGCATTCCACAACCACGTCCGGGAAACAGCGGGGTGGCGAGCGGCCGTCACGAACTCTGGAATCGTCACCACCACTCCCACCGGCCGGGTATACAGATCGGACATCGATATCCGCGCCGAAAGACGGTCCGTCCTCGCCGGTTGA
- a CDS encoding response regulator transcription factor has translation MSHLLVIEDDAEIGELLRSSLALHGHTVHWERTGRGGLDRASADIDLVLLDLGLPDLDGLEVCRQLRLVLPTTVIVMLTARAREMDVVVGLEVGADDYLVKPVPLAELVARVRAHLRRTEPTKTPATHSVGDLTVSVESRRAVVGGVELALRPREFDLLARLIVEPGSAVSRETLMSEVWDQHWYGSTKTLDVHVAALRRKLAETGRAVPQIMTVRGHGYRLEAP, from the coding sequence ATGAGTCACCTGCTGGTGATCGAGGACGACGCGGAGATCGGCGAGCTGCTCCGGTCGAGCCTCGCGCTGCACGGGCACACCGTGCACTGGGAGCGCACCGGGCGCGGCGGGCTCGACCGGGCGTCGGCCGACATCGACCTCGTCCTGCTCGACCTCGGCCTCCCCGACCTCGACGGGCTGGAGGTCTGCCGCCAGCTCCGGCTGGTGCTGCCGACCACCGTGATCGTCATGCTGACGGCGCGGGCCCGGGAGATGGACGTCGTCGTCGGGCTGGAGGTCGGCGCCGACGACTACCTGGTCAAGCCGGTGCCGCTGGCCGAGCTGGTGGCGCGGGTGCGGGCCCACCTGCGCCGCACCGAGCCCACGAAGACGCCGGCGACGCACTCCGTCGGCGACCTCACCGTCAGCGTCGAGAGCCGCCGCGCGGTCGTCGGCGGGGTCGAGCTGGCGCTGCGCCCGCGCGAGTTCGACCTGCTGGCCCGGCTGATCGTGGAGCCCGGTTCGGCGGTGAGCCGGGAGACGCTCATGTCGGAGGTCTGGGACCAGCACTGGTACGGCTCCACCAAGACCCTCGACGTCCACGTGGCCGCCCTGCGCCGCAAGCTCGCCGAGACCGGCCGCGCGGTACCGCAGATCATGACCGTGCGCGGCCACGGCTACCGCCTCGAGGCGCCCTGA
- a CDS encoding sensor histidine kinase codes for MRTRIVTLAVLSATLAIVLFGLPLAAAGALYAEQYKVLDLERQAERSAVRVSNALAEGETPDGGDLDDFAELTFRSVYDGDGTWLLGRGPTEPDEFVLRALRGRVSAGSDDGQLVAAVPVVDKGDVVGVVRVSGSSSTLLWPVGLAWIGMVALAGVAIGAVWLLARRQAARMAQPLDQLTTAAQRLGNGDFSVRLPPVAYAEIDAVGSSLNRTAARLDDLLARERAFSAEASHQLRTPLTSLRLGLESALERPGEDPRPALQQGLRSTERIERTVEELLELARDTHGAVDALDVGALLAEARGQWAAQFDKQGRPLIVVVDPQTPPALASGAAVRQVLAVLLENALVHGSGPVQVTARDAGDAVGIDVSDRGPGITLTDSELFTRRSPSATGHGLGLALARRLAEAEGGHLRLARPAPPQFALLLRAASLH; via the coding sequence GTGCGCACACGGATCGTGACGCTCGCCGTCCTGTCGGCCACCCTCGCCATCGTCCTGTTCGGCCTGCCGCTCGCGGCGGCCGGCGCACTGTACGCCGAGCAGTACAAGGTCCTCGACCTGGAACGACAGGCCGAGCGGTCCGCGGTGCGCGTGTCGAACGCGCTCGCCGAGGGGGAGACGCCCGACGGGGGGGACCTCGACGACTTCGCCGAGCTCACCTTCCGGTCCGTGTACGACGGTGACGGAACGTGGTTGCTCGGACGCGGCCCGACGGAGCCCGACGAGTTCGTCCTCAGGGCACTGCGCGGGCGGGTGTCGGCGGGGTCCGACGACGGCCAGCTGGTCGCGGCGGTCCCCGTCGTGGACAAGGGCGACGTCGTCGGCGTCGTGCGGGTCTCCGGCTCGTCGAGCACGCTGCTGTGGCCCGTCGGGCTGGCCTGGATCGGCATGGTCGCGCTGGCCGGGGTGGCGATCGGGGCCGTGTGGCTGCTGGCCCGGCGCCAGGCGGCGCGGATGGCGCAGCCGCTCGACCAGCTCACCACCGCGGCGCAGCGGCTCGGCAACGGCGACTTCTCGGTGCGCCTGCCGCCCGTCGCCTACGCCGAGATCGACGCCGTCGGCAGCTCGCTCAACCGCACCGCGGCCCGCCTGGACGACCTGCTCGCCCGTGAGCGGGCGTTCTCCGCGGAGGCCTCCCACCAGCTGCGGACCCCGCTGACGAGCCTGCGGCTGGGCCTGGAGTCGGCGCTGGAGCGCCCCGGCGAGGACCCGCGGCCCGCCCTGCAGCAGGGACTGCGCTCGACCGAGCGGATCGAGCGGACCGTCGAGGAGCTGCTCGAGCTGGCCCGCGACACCCACGGGGCCGTCGACGCGCTCGACGTCGGCGCGCTGCTCGCGGAGGCGCGCGGCCAGTGGGCGGCGCAGTTCGACAAGCAGGGGCGCCCGCTGATCGTCGTCGTCGACCCGCAGACGCCGCCCGCACTGGCCTCCGGCGCGGCCGTCCGGCAGGTGCTGGCCGTGCTGCTGGAGAACGCGCTGGTGCACGGGTCGGGCCCGGTGCAGGTCACCGCCCGCGACGCCGGTGACGCCGTCGGCATCGACGTCAGCGACCGCGGTCCCGGCATCACGCTGACCGACTCGGAGCTGTTCACCCGGCGCTCGCCCTCGGCCACCGGTCACGGGCTCGGTCTCGCGCTGGCCCGGCGCCTCGCCGAGGCCGAGGGCGGGCACCTGCGGCTGGCCCGGCCCGCGCCCCCGCAGTTCGCGCTGCTGCTGCGGGCTGCGTCGCTGCACTGA
- a CDS encoding glycosyltransferase family A protein, producing MSPRVRIVYRSAESENTKPRPAYYSKTLALASVLRAAEPLGSDVEIVFVNDGEIPADRLALMEAHGTVRQIAAGSNRASFRSVVAREAVLSGGPDDIVWFAEDDYLYSPDAFTTLVAAVEEFPEAAYFALYGSDALDAGASGRRAVRREEPGTDGIADVPRVGSAAWYRSFATTSTFGVRGDALRADAALLRLMPFTGGAWDIATCLALQGYRPFGLADLGPDPDGSALRGLVRGLVRAVVGARTTRRASRHRVMLGSDPELAWHMEVHDDSTRSRPSSATAAVDWQALAVDTMFWAADRGIPVPTGSAVASR from the coding sequence GTGAGTCCACGAGTGCGCATCGTCTACCGGTCGGCCGAGTCGGAGAACACCAAACCCCGACCCGCCTACTACAGCAAGACCCTGGCACTGGCGTCGGTGCTGCGCGCCGCCGAGCCGCTGGGGTCCGACGTCGAGATTGTCTTCGTCAACGACGGCGAGATCCCGGCCGACCGCCTGGCCCTCATGGAGGCGCACGGCACCGTCCGGCAGATCGCCGCCGGCAGCAACCGCGCCTCGTTCCGCTCCGTCGTGGCCCGCGAGGCCGTCCTGTCCGGCGGCCCGGACGACATCGTGTGGTTCGCCGAGGACGACTACCTCTACTCCCCCGATGCGTTCACCACGCTGGTCGCGGCCGTCGAGGAGTTCCCGGAGGCCGCGTACTTCGCCCTCTACGGCTCCGACGCCCTCGACGCCGGGGCGTCCGGCCGCCGGGCCGTCCGGCGCGAGGAGCCCGGCACCGACGGGATCGCCGACGTACCGCGCGTCGGCTCCGCGGCCTGGTACCGCTCCTTCGCCACCACCAGCACGTTCGGCGTGCGCGGCGACGCGCTGCGGGCCGACGCCGCGCTGCTGCGGCTGATGCCCTTCACCGGCGGCGCCTGGGACATCGCGACCTGCCTCGCGCTGCAGGGCTACCGCCCCTTCGGTCTCGCCGACCTGGGTCCCGACCCGGACGGCTCCGCGCTCCGCGGCCTCGTCCGGGGCCTCGTGCGCGCGGTGGTCGGCGCGCGCACGACGCGCCGCGCGTCGCGGCACCGGGTGATGCTGGGCTCCGACCCGGAGCTGGCGTGGCACATGGAGGTCCACGACGACTCGACGCGGTCGCGGCCCAGCAGCGCCACCGCGGCCGTCGACTGGCAGGCCCTCGCGGTCGACACGATGTTCTGGGCGGCCGACCGCGGCATCCCGGTCCCGACCGGCTCCGCCGTCGCCTCCCGCTAG
- a CDS encoding ATP-binding protein has product MADDLDLALPARACAPLRVRRAMADWLGGLCGSSALCDTGEDLVYAVSEAVANCVDHAYPAGDGSGAVRVVGRVTRLRGARSPHAGCAGPFRIELAVGDTGRWKEPAHDPGDRGRGLRMIESFVDVLEVDRARTGTTVTVRQRMDCPARRAG; this is encoded by the coding sequence GTGGCCGACGACCTCGATCTGGCGCTCCCCGCGCGGGCGTGTGCGCCCCTGCGGGTCCGCCGGGCGATGGCGGACTGGCTCGGCGGGCTCTGCGGCTCCTCCGCGCTGTGCGACACCGGCGAGGACCTCGTCTACGCGGTGAGCGAGGCCGTCGCCAACTGCGTCGACCACGCCTACCCCGCCGGTGACGGGTCCGGGGCCGTGCGGGTCGTCGGGCGCGTCACCCGGTTGCGCGGGGCGCGCTCACCGCACGCCGGCTGCGCCGGTCCCTTCCGGATCGAGCTCGCCGTCGGCGACACCGGCCGGTGGAAGGAGCCCGCGCACGATCCGGGTGACCGCGGCCGCGGGCTGCGCATGATCGAGTCGTTCGTCGACGTCCTCGAGGTGGACCGGGCCCGCACCGGGACCACGGTCACCGTGCGCCAGCGGATGGACTGCCCGGCCCGCCGCGCCGGGTGA
- a CDS encoding ATP-binding cassette domain-containing protein, whose protein sequence is MHAADSHDLIRVQGARVNNLKDVSVEIPKRRLTVFTGVSGSGKSSLVFHTIAAESQRMINETYSAFVQGFMPTLARPEVDVMDGLTTAIIVDQQRMGADPRSTVGTATDANAMLRILFSRLGRPHIGSPQAFSFNVASISGAGAVTMERAGQKIKERREFSVTGGMCPRCEGRGSVNDIDLTALYDDSKSLNEGAITIPGYSMEGWFGRIFRGCGFFDPDKPIARFTEEELFDLLHKEPTKIKVEGINLTYTGLIPQIQKSYLSKDVDALQPHARAFVERAATFTTCPECDGTRLSELARSSKIEGISIADACAMQISDLAAWARDLDEPSVAPLLTTLRHTLDSFVGIGLGYLSLDRPSGTLSGGEAQRTKMIRHLGSSLTDVTYVFDEPTIGLHPHDIARMNTLLRQLRDKGNTVLVVEHKPEAIAIADHVVDLGPRAGSAGGEVVFTGTVDGLRASGTLTGRHLDDRAALKPSVRTPTGALEVRGAATHNLTGVDVDVPLGVLVVVTGVAGSGKSSLIHGSVAPRDGVVAIDQGAIRGSRRSNPATYTGLLEPIRKAFAKANGVKPALFSANSEGACPNCNGAGVIYTDLAMMAGVATTCEVCEGKRFDAAVLEYTFGGRDISEVLTMSVAEAAEFFGAGEARTPAAHRILARLVDVGLGYLTIGQPLTTLSGGERQRLKLATHMGEKGDVLVLDEPTSGLHLADVEQLLGLLDRLVDAGKSVIVIEHHQAVMAHADWIIDLGPGAGHDGGRIVFEGTPADLVADRSTLTGEHLAAYVGA, encoded by the coding sequence GTGCACGCCGCCGACAGCCACGACCTGATCCGCGTGCAGGGTGCACGCGTCAACAACCTCAAGGACGTCAGCGTCGAGATCCCGAAGCGGCGGCTCACGGTGTTCACCGGTGTCTCCGGCTCGGGCAAGAGCTCGCTGGTGTTCCACACGATCGCCGCGGAGTCGCAGCGGATGATCAACGAGACCTACAGCGCGTTCGTGCAGGGCTTCATGCCGACGCTGGCCCGGCCCGAGGTCGACGTGATGGACGGGCTGACGACGGCGATCATCGTCGACCAGCAGCGGATGGGCGCCGACCCGCGCTCCACGGTCGGCACGGCCACCGACGCGAACGCGATGCTGCGCATCCTGTTCAGCCGGCTCGGGCGGCCGCACATCGGCTCGCCCCAGGCGTTCTCGTTCAACGTGGCCTCGATCAGCGGGGCGGGCGCGGTCACGATGGAGCGCGCCGGGCAGAAGATCAAGGAGCGCCGCGAGTTCAGCGTCACCGGCGGCATGTGCCCGCGCTGCGAGGGCCGCGGCTCGGTCAACGACATCGACCTGACGGCCCTCTACGACGACTCCAAGTCGCTCAACGAGGGCGCGATCACGATCCCCGGCTACAGCATGGAGGGCTGGTTCGGCCGCATCTTCCGGGGCTGCGGGTTCTTCGACCCGGACAAGCCGATCGCGCGGTTCACGGAGGAGGAGCTGTTCGACCTGCTCCACAAGGAGCCGACCAAGATCAAGGTCGAGGGCATCAACCTGACCTACACGGGCCTGATCCCGCAGATCCAGAAGTCGTACCTGTCCAAGGACGTCGACGCGCTGCAGCCGCACGCCCGTGCCTTCGTGGAGCGCGCCGCCACGTTCACGACGTGCCCCGAGTGCGACGGCACCCGGCTGTCGGAGCTGGCCCGCTCGTCGAAGATCGAGGGCATCTCCATCGCCGACGCCTGCGCGATGCAGATCAGCGACCTCGCCGCCTGGGCGCGCGACCTCGACGAGCCGTCGGTCGCCCCGCTGCTCACGACGCTGCGCCACACGCTCGACTCGTTCGTCGGGATCGGGCTGGGCTACCTCTCGCTGGACCGGCCATCGGGCACCCTGTCCGGCGGCGAGGCCCAGCGCACCAAGATGATCCGCCACCTCGGCTCCTCGCTCACCGACGTCACCTACGTCTTCGACGAGCCGACGATCGGCCTGCACCCGCACGACATCGCCCGGATGAACACGCTCCTGCGCCAGCTGCGCGACAAGGGCAACACGGTGCTCGTCGTCGAGCACAAGCCGGAGGCGATCGCGATCGCCGACCACGTCGTCGACCTCGGCCCGCGCGCCGGGTCCGCCGGCGGCGAGGTGGTGTTCACCGGCACCGTCGACGGGCTGCGGGCCAGCGGCACGCTGACCGGCCGGCACCTCGACGACCGCGCCGCGCTCAAGCCGTCGGTGCGGACGCCGACGGGGGCGCTGGAGGTGCGCGGGGCGGCCACCCACAACCTGACCGGCGTCGACGTCGACGTGCCGCTCGGCGTGCTCGTCGTCGTCACCGGGGTGGCGGGGTCGGGCAAGAGCTCGCTGATCCACGGCTCGGTGGCCCCCCGCGACGGCGTGGTGGCGATCGACCAGGGCGCGATCCGCGGGTCGCGCCGCAGCAACCCCGCCACCTACACCGGGCTCCTGGAGCCGATCCGCAAGGCGTTCGCGAAGGCCAACGGCGTGAAGCCCGCGCTGTTCAGCGCCAACTCCGAGGGCGCCTGCCCCAACTGCAACGGTGCCGGCGTGATCTACACCGACCTCGCGATGATGGCCGGCGTCGCCACCACCTGCGAGGTGTGCGAGGGCAAGCGGTTCGACGCCGCGGTGCTCGAGTACACCTTCGGCGGGCGCGACATCAGCGAGGTGCTGACCATGTCGGTCGCCGAGGCCGCGGAGTTCTTCGGGGCGGGCGAGGCGAGGACGCCGGCCGCGCACCGGATCCTGGCCCGGCTCGTCGACGTCGGGCTGGGCTACCTCACCATCGGCCAGCCGCTCACCACCCTGTCCGGCGGCGAGCGGCAGCGGCTCAAGCTGGCCACGCACATGGGGGAGAAGGGCGACGTCCTCGTCCTCGACGAGCCGACGTCCGGCCTGCACCTCGCCGACGTCGAGCAGCTGCTCGGGCTGCTGGACCGGCTCGTCGACGCCGGGAAGTCGGTGATCGTCATCGAGCACCACCAGGCCGTGATGGCGCACGCCGACTGGATCATCGACCTCGGTCCGGGCGCCGGTCACGACGGCGGCCGGATCGTGTTCGAGGGCACCCCGGCCGACCTCGTCGCCGACCGCTCCACCCTCACCGGCGAACACCTCGCCGCCTATGTGGGGGCCTGA